CTTGTTTCTAAGTGACCACTACTTTGCCAGAGGGCTCTTTCTGACATTAACCCCACAGCCGGCTCCAAACACACGCTCACCTCACAGCCATTAGCCTTGCACCACTCTACCGAACGTGACACACACTTAACGTGTCGTAATGTTTCCCGTTAATGTGTGTGACCAGCGCAGACCCGTGGTGTGTAATATTCAGCAGGGCTCTAACATGGAGATCACACTTCCTCACCTGACACAACAGACTGAGAAATCACGTTCACTCAACCACCTGCCGTCACTCTATTAACACACCTGCCCTGCTTATTCTGGGATGATGTTATGTGGCCTTTTGCTGATAAACACCAGGACTCAGACCTATTGAAGCACATTGTGGCCTGGTGGGCAGGACATTGGCTCTTAACTGGAAGGATCTTCAACTCTGCCACATTGTCACTGTAAAGCCCATTAACCCCAAGGCCCTCAGTCTCCTTGGCTCTGGGGTGCTGTACAATGACCACGTGCACTGTTCTAAAGAAGTTAGATTATGTGGGAAATTATTCCCATtctactgtatatgtgtatataataaAGACATTTGTAGACTTTTACAGATGGTTGTTTTGAAGCTATTAATGTAGACCATACTAACGATTTAACAATATGAAGTCACAATCATGTTTGACCTTCCAACCATCTTTCTGGACGCAGGAGAAGGCAAGGGCCATGGTCAGCTGGCACAATGACACCGGGTCCAGTCACCAGGGGGAGCAGGAGAGCAGCGAGGCCCAGCAGAGGTCGGAGTGCGTGCTGGGCTATGTCCCTGTCATCTACTACAGCATCCTTTTGTGTGTGGGAGTGCCAGGTAAGCCACTCCAGCGTTCACATCACAGATTAAACCAGTGAGAGCCGCATAGGGCACAACCATGTCATTCACTAACCTTCCCCAAAGGTGATTTACCCTGTAAAGACTGAAGCTGCCCAGATGTTCTCAAGATTACATCACAAGCCCAGCTGCTTTATTTATAAGCCCAGCTGCTATAAACTTTATTTCACTTCTCAAAATATTACTGTGTTCATCTGctatatgatatatttaactgaaaTTGTTGATCCAAACAACCAATGATCTTTTTCATACCACTGTACCAGAAATACCCAGGCACAATGAACATGAGCAAATCAATCATTTAGTTCATTAATAGTATAGTcagtattattagtattattattaatagtatAATCAGCAATATTCAGTTATATTTAAAGTAGTCCCTTACACCCCTTTCTCATGGTGGTGATGGTATTGTGTTTCCACTATCATAGTAACAAAGCCACAGATGTTAAGGAACTCTAACAAAGGCTGAATATTGGGCACTAATGCCTGAGACTGTGGGTACACTGGTCACACCGCCCAACCCGAAACATTATATGAGTAGTGTAAGCAGGAACCATATGGGGGAGGGGTGATGTACAGCTTTTAAGCTTTATTTTACAGTATAACAGTATAACAATTTTCAACCAAGAACCCAGTCAGAATGCTGGACTAGCGCTAATCCAGCAGTACTGCTGTCTGTCCCTGCACCTCTTCTGTCTTCTCGAGATACGTTCTCCATATCTGCTATGTCCTCTCTCGTCTGTCCCCTAGTGAACATCCTGACACTGGTGGCTCTGTCTCGTCTGGCCGCGCGTACCCAGAAGGCCCTCTACGTGTACCTTTTGGCACTGACGGGCGCCGACATCCTCAGCCAGCTCTTCATCATCTTCGTGGGCTTCCTGCTGGAGACGGCCGTCTTCCACCGCGAGGTGCCACAGGTGCTCCTCCGCTCCGTCAGCATGCTTGAGTTCGCCGCCAACCACGCGTCCATCTGGGCCACCGTACCCCTCACCGTGGACCGCTACGTCGCCCTGTGCCATCCCCTCCAGCACCGGCAGATCAGCTACCCGGCCCGGGCACGCCGCATCATCGCCGCCGTCCTGACCCTCGCCTTGGCGTCCGGCGTGCCCTTCTTCTGGTGGTCGGACGTGTGGCGGGTCAGCAGGCCACCCGGCGTCTTGGACTCCACCCTGATCTGGACCCATGTGACCATCATCTACATCCTGCCATGTGGTATCTTCCTTGTGCTGAACTCGCTGATCGTGGTGCGTCTCCGTCGGCGTCAGCACCAGCGGAGGTGTCAGGAGGAGAGCGGGCAGAAGGCGTCCATGGGGGCGGGCAGGCTGGGGAAGACCACGGCCATGCTGCTGGCTGTCACCTCCGTCTTCACGGTGCTGTGGGCCCCCCGGTCCACCGTGGTGCTCTACCACCTCTACGTGGCATCCGTTTACAGGGACTGGCGTGTACACCTGGCTTACGACCTGTCCAACATGCTGGCCATGCTCAACACCGCAGTCAACTTCTTCCTGTACTGCTTCGTCAGCAAGGCCTTCAGGAGCGTGGTCAGGGACGTGCTGCTCCTCAGGGGGGCGCCGTTGCACCCACAGAGGCCTCTCCACCAGCGGGCCGCCTCGGCCAACGCCTCCAACTCCTCCCTGTCCAGCACAGCCAAGCGCACTCACAGAGATGGAGCCGCACTCTCAGCCCTCAGCACAGAGCACATTGCATAGCTCCAAAAATTTGTATCAAATGTTTCCCAGCAAGCATCACACCGAGTGTCTCGGTTCTGTTATAATGGATCTATCCGCCCCCTCTCGTGCATTTTGGAAAGCACAGCTGCCAGCTGCCAGTCGCACGATTCTCAGAGCTCCTCCTCAGAGTAGCGTGTGGTACGACTGCAAACTCGTCCATAACCAACTTCAGGGATATTCTAACTCCCCAATATGAATATTATCTCTGAATGTTATCTTTAAAAAATTGTGATTAGAAACCTGATATTCATTTTGTTTTACATTGTGAAATGAAATCTGCTACTCTTCTGCCACTGTTGCATATCAATATGACCTGAATACTCTCCACATGTGGACTCGGGTAGGTATTGTATATTCATATACGACACTCACACTCTGAATGAATACATTCACACAACAGTTACTCCCTGAAAATCCAAAACTGGAGAAATTGAGCTTTTTGTTTCATGGAGttttgttgtgtagtgtgtgtgaatgtctacccaattcaaattcaaattcatgCTAGACAATGAAATTGGTTCAGAGAATTCACAAAGCCTAGCTACCAGTATCACTGGTCACACAAGTAAAAGAGGACAGACCAGAGACTAAGACATTGTCCACAGGGACTAATTCACGTCCTCCCTTTCTGTTTAGGCTATACGATTGCATGACCCTGGCCAGTTGTGTAAGAGCAGGCTGAGTGCTGTCAGTGGAGCAGAGAGGGACGGTGTTTTTCCCCCTCGTAAGCAAACGATGTCTGTCAGGCTGTTGATTCAGGGAGGAACCAGACCAGCTGGAGCTCAGGGGGGATGCAATCAGCAGAAGAAGGAGAGACCCCGCTGAGCAAACACACTGTGTTCTCCACAGAGAACcaggtgtcacacacacacacacacacgagcactcCAATCAGTTTCCATCTGATGGAAGCCATTAGGCTAACTGATAAAATGGCCATAG
The genomic region above belongs to Brachyhypopomus gauderio isolate BG-103 chromosome 3, BGAUD_0.2, whole genome shotgun sequence and contains:
- the gpr142 gene encoding putative G-protein coupled receptor 142 isoform X1 — translated: MMLQQCAAGLGITALCPSPALPPPLLHGILESESGSRDPEPSKGVSIPHWTDGDQHLALTEKARAMVSWHNDTGSSHQGEQESSEAQQRSECVLGYVPVIYYSILLCVGVPVNILTLVALSRLAARTQKALYVYLLALTGADILSQLFIIFVGFLLETAVFHREVPQVLLRSVSMLEFAANHASIWATVPLTVDRYVALCHPLQHRQISYPARARRIIAAVLTLALASGVPFFWWSDVWRVSRPPGVLDSTLIWTHVTIIYILPCGIFLVLNSLIVVRLRRRQHQRRCQEESGQKASMGAGRLGKTTAMLLAVTSVFTVLWAPRSTVVLYHLYVASVYRDWRVHLAYDLSNMLAMLNTAVNFFLYCFVSKAFRSVVRDVLLLRGAPLHPQRPLHQRAASANASNSSLSSTAKRTHRDGAALSALSTEHIA
- the gpr142 gene encoding putative G-protein coupled receptor 142 isoform X2 yields the protein MVSWHNDTGSSHQGEQESSEAQQRSECVLGYVPVIYYSILLCVGVPVNILTLVALSRLAARTQKALYVYLLALTGADILSQLFIIFVGFLLETAVFHREVPQVLLRSVSMLEFAANHASIWATVPLTVDRYVALCHPLQHRQISYPARARRIIAAVLTLALASGVPFFWWSDVWRVSRPPGVLDSTLIWTHVTIIYILPCGIFLVLNSLIVVRLRRRQHQRRCQEESGQKASMGAGRLGKTTAMLLAVTSVFTVLWAPRSTVVLYHLYVASVYRDWRVHLAYDLSNMLAMLNTAVNFFLYCFVSKAFRSVVRDVLLLRGAPLHPQRPLHQRAASANASNSSLSSTAKRTHRDGAALSALSTEHIA